A single genomic interval of Tursiops truncatus isolate mTurTru1 chromosome 1, mTurTru1.mat.Y, whole genome shotgun sequence harbors:
- the OTUD7B gene encoding OTU domain-containing protein 7B isoform X2 translates to MLGTCPHPLVRGVVAPGPLRKGFLIESLLALPDPPYSGKMTSFKLPDLTVYNEDFRSFIERDLIEQSMLVALEQAGRLNWWVSVDPTCQRLLPLATTGDGNCLLHAASLGMWGFHDRDLMLRKALYALMEKGAEKEALKRRWRWQQTQQNKESGLVYTEDEWQKEWNELIKLASSEPRMHLGTNGANCGGVESSEEPVYESLEEFHVFVLAHVLRRPIVVVADTMLRDSGGEAFAPIPFGGIYLPLEVPASQCHRSPLVLAYDQAHFSALVSMEQKENAKEQAVIPLTDSEHKLLPLHFAVDPGKGWEWGKDDNDNVRLASVILSLEVKLHLLHGYMNVKWIPVSSDAQAPLAQPESPTASAGDEPRSTPESGESDKESVGSSSASNEGSKRKEKSKRDREKDKKRADSVANKLGSFGKTLGSKLKKNMGGLMHSKGSKPGGMGTGSGVSSGTETLEKKKKNSLKSWKGGKEEAAGDGPVTEKPTSESVGNGGSKYSQEVMQSLSILRIAMQGEGKFIFVGTLKMGHRHQYQEEMIQRYLSDAEERFLAEQKQKEAESKIMNGGVGSGPPPAKKPEPDGGEELLTAPPAESKAVALSTGYPGGFTIPRPSGGGVHCQEPRRQMAGGPCGGGLPPYATFPRQCPPGRPYPHQDSIPSLEPGSHSKDGVHRGALLPPHFRVADSYSNGYREPPEPDGWAGGPRGLPPTQTKCKQPNCSFYGHPETNNFCSCCYREELRRREREPGGELLVHRF, encoded by the exons GGCGTTTGAACTGGTGGGTGAGTGTGGACCCCACCTGTCAGAGGCTCCTTCCTTTAGCAACTACTGGAGATGGAAACTGCCTCCTGCACGCAGCCTCTCTTG GGATGTGGGGTTTCCATGATCGAGACTTGATGCTACGGAAAGCTTTGTATGCACTAATGGAGAAGGGAGCGGAGAAGGAAGCATTAAAACGGCGCTGGAGGTGGCAGCAAACTCAGCAGAATAAAGAG TCGGGGCTGGTATACACAGAGGATGAGTGGCAGAAGGAATGGAATGAGCTGATCAAGCTTGCCTCAAGTGAACCCCGCATGCATCTAGGTACCAATGGAGCCAACTGTGGTGG GGTGGAGAGTTCAGAAGAGCCTGTGTATGAGAGCCTAGAAGAATTCCATGTTTTCGTCCTTGCCCACGTGCTTAGGAGGCCCATAGTTGTTGTGGCAGACACCATGCTGAGGGACTCTGGTGGGGAAG CATTTGCCCCTATTCCCTTTGGGGGAATCTATCTGCCCTTGGAGGTTCCAGCCAGCCAGTGTCACCGCTCCCCTCTGGTGCTCGCCTACGATCAGGCCCACTTTTCTGCACTTGTGTCCATGGAACAGAAGGAGAATGCCAAGGAACAAG ctGTGATCCCACTTACAGATTCAGAGCATAAGCTGCTGCCCTTGCACTTTGCTGTGGACCCTGGaaagggctgggagtggggcaaAGATGACAATGACAATGTCCGATTGGCCAG tGTAATCCTGTCCCTAGAGGTCAAATTGCATCTGCTGCATGGCTACATGAATGTGAAGTGGATCCCAGTGTCCTCGGATGCACAG GCTCCCCTGGCCCAGCCTGAGTCCCCGACAGCCTCAGCTGGAGATGAGCCCCGGTCCACTCCTGAGTCTGGGGAATCAGACAAGGAGTCAGTTGGCAGCAGTTCTGCCAGCAATGAGGGCAGCAAGCGGAAAGAGAAGTCAAAACGAGACCGggaaaaggacaagaaaagagCAGATTCTGTGGCTAACAAACTGGGCAGCTTTGGCAAAACCTTGGGCAGCAAGCTCAAGAAGAACATGGGAGGCCTGATGCACAGCAAGGGTTCTAAGCCTGGAGGGATGGGAACAGGGTCGGGGGTAAGCAGTGGCACTGAGACactggagaagaagaagaaaaactcacTGAAGAGTTGGAAGGGTGGCAAAGAGGAGGCAGCTGGGGATGGGCCTGTAACTGAGAAGCCCACATCTGAGTCTGTTGGTAATGGAGGGAGCAAGTATAGCCAGGAGGTGATGCAAAGCCTGAGCATTTTGAGGATTGCAATGCAAGGGGAGGGGAAGTTTATTTTTGTTGGAACCCTGAAGATGGGTCACCGTCACCAATATCAGGAGGAGATGATCCAACGCTACCTTTCTGATGCTGAGGAGAGATTCCTGGCAGAGCAGAAGCAGAAGGAGGCAGAGAGTAAGATCATGAATGGAGGGGTAGGGAGTGGGCCTCCTCCAGCCAAAAAGCCAGAGCCAGATGGCGGGGAGGAGCTGCTGACTGCCCCTCCAGCAGAGTCCAAGGCGGTGGCATTGTCTACTGGCTACCCTGGTGGCTTTACTATCCCTCGACCTTCTGGGGGTGGAGTCCACTGCCAGGAGCCCCGGAGGCAGATGGCAGGGGGGCCATGTGGGGGGGGCCTGCCACCATATGCCACCTTCCCCAGACAGTGCCCTCCTGGGCGACCCTACCCCCATCAGGACAGCATCCCTTCTCTGGAGCCAGGCAGTCACTCCAAGGATGGAGTTCACAGGGGTGCATTGTTACCACCCCACTTCCGCGTGGCTGATTCCTATAGCAACGGCTACAGAGAGCCCCCTGAGCCAGATGGATGGGCTGGAGGTCCCCGGGGGCTTCCCCCAACCCAGACCAAATGCAAACAACCGAACTGCAGCTTCTATGGACACCCTGAGACAAACAACTTCTGCTCCTGCTGTTACAGGGAAGAACTGAGGAGAAGGGAACGTGAACCGGGTGGGGAGCTGCTGGTGCACAGGTTCTGA